The proteins below are encoded in one region of Balaenoptera acutorostrata chromosome 11, mBalAcu1.1, whole genome shotgun sequence:
- the ETFBKMT gene encoding electron transfer flavoprotein beta subunit lysine methyltransferase isoform X1, giving the protein MFLEVQRFQLRSVWQPDPYSFPRRSSCYQEKHQQTCALGPMALRPGWRAFTSFAMNRCSVLRKAVRSSGFPLLPWGHCPWRGTGSFLDPEMKAFLEENTEVTSRGSLTPEIQLRLLTPRCKFWWERADLWPHRDPYWAIYWPGGQALSRYLLDNPDVVRGKSVLDIGSGCGATAIAAKMSGALRILANDIDPIAGMAITLNCELNQLNPFPILTKNILDLEQDKWDLVVLGDMFYDEDLADSLHQWLKNCFWVYRTRVLIGDPGRPQFSGHNIQHQLHKVAEYSLPEPTRQENSGLTTSTVWDFQP; this is encoded by the exons ATGTTTTTAGAGGTCCAGCGATTCCAGTTGAGATCAGTTTGGCAGCCAGACCCTTATTCTTTCCCCAGGAGGAGCAGCTGTTATCAAGAGAAGCACCAACAAACCTGTGCTTTGGGACCTATGGCCTTGCGCCCAGGTTGGAGAGCGTTTACATCATTTGCCATGAACCGCTGTAGTGTCCTTCGGAAGGCTGTGAGAAGCAGTGGTTTTCCCTTGCTTCCCTGGGGCCACTGCCCCTGGAGGGGAACTGGAAGCTTTTTGGACCCTGAGATGAAAGCTTTCCTGGAGGAGAACACTGAAGTCACCAGCCGTGGTAGCCTCACCCCTGAAATCCAGTTGCGGCTTTTGACCCCCAGATGCAAGTTCTGGTGGGAGAGAGCTGACCTGTGGCCCCACAGAGATCCTTACTGGGCAATCTACTGGCCAGGAGGCCAAGCCCTGTCTAG gTATCTTTTGGATAATCCTGACGTTGTCAGAGGAAAATCTGTGTTAGATATTGGGAGTGGATGTGGAGCTACAGCTATCGCTGCTAAGATGAGTGGAGCTTTAAGGATCTTGGCCAATGACATAGACCCTA TTGCAGGAATGGCTATTACACTAAACTGTGAGTTGAACCAACtgaatccttttcccattttaacCAAAAACATACTGGATTTGGAACAAGATAAGTGGGACCTTGTTGTGCTTGGAGATATGTTTTATGATGAAGACCTTGCAGACAGTCTACATCAATGGCTGAAAAATTGCTTTTGGGTCTACAGAACTCGAGTACTGATTGGTGACCCTGGGCGACCCCAGTTCAGTGGACATAACATTCAGCATCAACTGCACAAAGTAGCAGAATATTCACTTCCAGAGCCTACCAGGCAGGAGAACAGTGGACTGACAACAAGCACGGTGTGGGATTTTCAGCCTTGA
- the ETFBKMT gene encoding electron transfer flavoprotein beta subunit lysine methyltransferase isoform X2 encodes MALRPGWRAFTSFAMNRCSVLRKAVRSSGFPLLPWGHCPWRGTGSFLDPEMKAFLEENTEVTSRGSLTPEIQLRLLTPRCKFWWERADLWPHRDPYWAIYWPGGQALSRYLLDNPDVVRGKSVLDIGSGCGATAIAAKMSGALRILANDIDPIAGMAITLNCELNQLNPFPILTKNILDLEQDKWDLVVLGDMFYDEDLADSLHQWLKNCFWVYRTRVLIGDPGRPQFSGHNIQHQLHKVAEYSLPEPTRQENSGLTTSTVWDFQP; translated from the exons ATGGCCTTGCGCCCAGGTTGGAGAGCGTTTACATCATTTGCCATGAACCGCTGTAGTGTCCTTCGGAAGGCTGTGAGAAGCAGTGGTTTTCCCTTGCTTCCCTGGGGCCACTGCCCCTGGAGGGGAACTGGAAGCTTTTTGGACCCTGAGATGAAAGCTTTCCTGGAGGAGAACACTGAAGTCACCAGCCGTGGTAGCCTCACCCCTGAAATCCAGTTGCGGCTTTTGACCCCCAGATGCAAGTTCTGGTGGGAGAGAGCTGACCTGTGGCCCCACAGAGATCCTTACTGGGCAATCTACTGGCCAGGAGGCCAAGCCCTGTCTAG gTATCTTTTGGATAATCCTGACGTTGTCAGAGGAAAATCTGTGTTAGATATTGGGAGTGGATGTGGAGCTACAGCTATCGCTGCTAAGATGAGTGGAGCTTTAAGGATCTTGGCCAATGACATAGACCCTA TTGCAGGAATGGCTATTACACTAAACTGTGAGTTGAACCAACtgaatccttttcccattttaacCAAAAACATACTGGATTTGGAACAAGATAAGTGGGACCTTGTTGTGCTTGGAGATATGTTTTATGATGAAGACCTTGCAGACAGTCTACATCAATGGCTGAAAAATTGCTTTTGGGTCTACAGAACTCGAGTACTGATTGGTGACCCTGGGCGACCCCAGTTCAGTGGACATAACATTCAGCATCAACTGCACAAAGTAGCAGAATATTCACTTCCAGAGCCTACCAGGCAGGAGAACAGTGGACTGACAACAAGCACGGTGTGGGATTTTCAGCCTTGA